A part of Sebastes fasciatus isolate fSebFas1 chromosome 10, fSebFas1.pri, whole genome shotgun sequence genomic DNA contains:
- the LOC141775401 gene encoding neuronal acetylcholine receptor subunit non-alpha-3-like yields the protein MMKLSVLLLLLCPLCLADIPAPSEFVSLAEMEDTLLKKLFQGYQRWVRPIQHVNDTVRVRFGLKISQLVDVDEKNQLMTTNVWLCQEWTDYKLRWNPDKYGGITSIRVPSENIWLPDIVLYENADGRFEGSLMTKAIVKFNGAITWTPPASYKSACTMDVTFFPFDRQNCTMKFGSWTYDGHMVDLVLRDNQVDRKDFFDNGEWQILSATGARGNRKDDMYSYPFITYSFILKRLPLFYTLFLIIPCLGLSFLTVLVFYLPSDEGEKLSLSTSVLVSLTVFLLVIEEIIPSSSKVIPLIGEYLLFIMIFVTLSIIVTVFVINVHHRSSATYHPMSPWVRNLFLQILPRLLCMRGHTDRYHYPELAPESPELKSRSGGRKGGQRGNSGATSEGKEEEAWATMLDKAISSVRYISRHIKKEHFIREVVQDWKFVAQVLDRIFLWAFLTVAVLGTVLIFTPAIYMFLKIPPQTASEDPPSH from the exons ATGATGAAGTTGtcggtcctcctcctcctcctctgcccgCTGTGCCTCGCAGACATCCCCG CACCCAGTGAGTTTGTGTCCTTGGCGGAGATGGAGGACACCCTGCTGAAGAAGCTTTTCCAAGGCTACCAGCGCTGGGTCAGGCCCATCCAGCATGTCAACGACACCGTCAGGGTACGCTTCGGACTCAAGATCTCCCAGCTGGTTGATGTG gATGAGAAGAACCAGCTAATGACAACTAATGTTTGGCTGTGTCAG GAGTGGACCGATTACAAGCTGCGATGGAATCCAGACAAATACGGAGGAATCACTTCCATCAGAGTCCCCTCTGAAAATATTTGGCTCCCAGACATCGTCCTCTATGAGAA TGCTGATGGGCGGTTCGAGGGCTCCCTGATGACCAAAGCCATCGTCAAGTTCAACGGTGCCATCACCTGGACGCCACCCGCCAGTTACAAATCCGCCTGCACTATGGACGTCACCTTCTTCCCCTTCGACCGCCAGAACTGCACCATGAAGTTCGGCTCCTGGACATACGATGGCCACATGGTGGACCTGGTCCTGAGAGACAACCAGGTGGATCGGAAGGACTTCTTCGATAACGGCGAGTGGCAGATCCTCAGTGCCACCGGTgccagagggaacaggaaggACGACATGTATTCGTACCCCTTCATCACGTATTCCTTCATTCTGAAGAGGTTGCCGTTGTTCTACACACTCTTCCTCATCATCCCGTGTTTGGGTTTGTCCTTCCTGACTGTCCTTGTGTTTTACCTTCCGTCGGATGAAGGAGAGAAGCTGTCGCTCTCCACCTCCGTCCTCGTGTCGCTCACTGTGTTCCTCCTGGTCATAGAAGAGAtcatcccctcctcctccaaggTGATCCCGCTCATTGGAGAGTACTTGCTCTTCATCATGATCTTCGTCACTCTCTCAATCATCGTCACTGTCTTCGTCATCAACGTGCACCACCGCTCCTCGGCCACCTACCACCCCATGTCGCCGTGGGTTCGCAACCTCTTCCTTCAGATACTGCCGAGGTTGCTCTGTATGCGTGGACACACCGACCGCTACCACTACCCAGAGCTGGCTCCGGAGAGCCCCGAGCTGAAGTCTCGCTCCGGAGGTCGGAAAGGAGGCCAGAGGGGGAACAGCGGAGCAACTTCtgaggggaaggaggaggaggcctggGCGACCATGTTGGACAAGGCTATCTCCTCAGTGCGCTACATCAGCAGACATATCAAGAAGGAACACTTCATCCGTGAG GTGGTACAAGACTGGAAGTTTGTGGCCCAGGTGTTAGACAGGATCTTCTTGTGGGCTTTCCTCACCGTCGCAGTACTGGGCACTGTCCTCATTTTCACTCCAGCTATCTACATGTTTTTGAAAATCCCTCCGCAGACTGCAAGTGAGGATCCACCTTCACACTAG